ttttttttttttttttttttttttttttttttttttttctcttttttttttttcttttttttttttttttttttttttttttttttttttttttttttttttttttttttttttttttttttttttttttttttttttttttttccttttactttttttttttttctcttctcctccttccctctttcctttcttttcttttttttttttttttttttttctttttttttttttttttttttttttttttttttttttttttttttttttttttctctttttttttttttttttttttttttttttttttttccttttttttttttttttttttttttcctttttttcctttttttttttctctttttttttttttttttttttttttttttttttttttttttttttttttttttttttttttttttttttttttttttttttttttttttttttttttttttttttttcttttttttttttttttttttttttttttttttttttttttttttttttttttttttttttttttttttttttttttttttttttcttttttttttttttttttttttttctttttttttttttttttttttttctttttttttttttttttttttttttttttttttttttttctttttctttttttcccttttctttttttttttttctttttttttttctttttttttttttttttttttttttttttttttttttttttttttttctttttttttcttttttttttttattttttctttttttttttttcttttattttcttttttttttttttttttttttctttttttcttttttctttttttcctcttttgttccttttttttgtttatatgttcACTTATAAGAGTTGTACCATATTTTATACTCCctttgtttcatattaagtgtcactttaacattttttcttgttacaaaaaGAGTGTCATTTTAGAATTCCAATACAAATTTCAGctcaatattaattaaaaatacattgattttataaataattttatttatctcaaatactattagTTGAATATGTGTAATTAATAAGAACTTAAAtgcattttaataattttttaatctgtgtgaaaaatgtcaaagtgGCATTCTTTATGAAACCAAGGTAGTAACTAAATTCTACTGCAATTTCAGGATTTAACTTATGATAATATCATATTATAGCTAAACtatactgtcaagttaacagtggttgGTGTAGTAATTTGGATTCAATTCCAGATTACACTTTATTTCTATGGGATCAATCCACTTTCGTGTTATTTCACTTTTTTGTCGATCGATCTCAATACCTAAGATGTTGTTTGGATCTAGATGGAATGACAAGCATTAATGAAATCTTAGTCGCCAGAGCAACTGATATATCCAATTGAGAATGGCTACTTCGGATAAGAAATCTCCAAGTTTCACTCTTCTCTACATGCATTTATCCAAGAGCCATCCAACCTACTATGGATGTTATCAATAGAATATACCTTCACCGAGAAAACGAAAGATGATGCATAAGCCATCACAAGTCGAAAAAGAATACATAAACATTCAATGTTTGGACTACAACAATAATAGTACATAGTAATTGccaataaaacattaaaaaataaaatagttaggAGAGACCATTGTAAATACACATACCAATTTGGTTGATTGTTGTTTTCTTCATatggaaaataaaattgaatttttaaatttctataatGAAAAAGTTGAACCAGTAGTACCAGTATTATATGTCAGCTATATAATATGAAGTTGTACCAGTTAAACCAGTATTGCATGTCTAGCATATGAgctatattttagttatatgtTTAGTTATATGAGTTGTATCAGTTGTACTATTTTATATAACCCACTCCTTTAATAGTTTCATGATTTAACTTTTATTAGCATCagattaaacttttaaaaacattcattacactaacattaatttaaaacatgatgcatattttaaaaaaaatagtaaataaaataacaacatAGTTGTACATTGCAGTGAAATCGAAAAATATTAGTTGTACCACATAATAAATATTGTTACCTCACTGGTACcacttatttatgtttacatgCATGTGCCTGGTTACAATGAAATCATTAATTTTGTGAAAATacatttcatgtatgttttccaaaaattatgtggacaaacaagttaacaaaccttaaaagtataaggtaaATGATGCAAACTTATGTGATGGTGTAAATAttgcaaaaaacaaaacaaaaaatcatgaaaaataataagaaacatATCTCAACACTTACCAATTTGGTCACttgattgtttttttcatatGGAATACCTAAtggaatatataaatatcagaAACTGAAGTTGTATCAGTTATACCAGTATCAGTTTTCTAGTAAATAAGACatagttgtaccagttatacAAGTATAACATGTAGGTTTGATATATAGTTTGACCAGTTGTACCAGTTTTTTATATGCTTAGCTTAAGGAGTTGTATCAATCTATGTCTAACATATTTTAGAATcatcaattttgtaaaaaatacttttcaaatttttcttttttgtaaaaaatatgatgTATGTTTTTCCAAAATAATGTGGTTAACCAAATAAGAGAAACCTTATAGTATAGGatatataatgtaaatttatagGGTGGtgtaataattgaaaaaaaattagaaaaccttGATAAATTAGGAGAaaacttttttgtatataatggAATATGCAAttgattttttcaatttttaaaatgacaaaatTGTATCACTTGTATCAGTAATATCAATATGGTATATAATGGAAAATTATACTAGTTCTACTAGTAATATcagttgtttataaaaaaaattatctcatgattttaattaatatttttaagtcatcTTAGAATGAATTTAGatgtttatattatatacattttgacaaaaaaaaatattatatacatttacATACTGATTGGGTTGGATCGCACATTTAAAAGTTTGGAGTTAATACAAGAGGATTTATCTGTACATTCAAAAGTTTAGAGACCAAATTAAGAACAACCTAAAGCTAAAGGACCGAAGGAGAAAAGATGAGGGACCATTTCGAAATATTGAGGAAGTTGGGTCGGAGAGGATTGATCGCAGATCGATCTCTGGTTTGAGTCAATCGGGAGCATGACGTCGCTATATCGGTGGCCGCGACGGAGGGAGCTTAGAACAGCACTAGATCACGAGCTCAGAGGTGTTGTGGCTGTCGGATCAAACGCTAGTATAGACCATTTGGGGTCAAAAAATCTCAGTTAGACCTAtcccttttccttttcattttacgtttaaatttaaatagaaatctatgtaaaataactttaaaaaccTAAGgacttaaatatatttactaaccCATGCCATTATTATCCAACGCAGAATCCGACCCACCCGAAACCCGTAGTTCTTACTCtttgaaacaaaatcaaaaaatttcttcAACTATCTGCcaattttctctttcttatcCCAAATCGATCAACCCATAGtcatatttaatcaattataaCTTACCCATAATCAAATTTCATCTTTTACGTACTAGATTCAAGATAAAGAAGAACGCATAGTAttactagtacaactagtacaactaaaacaagtataactagtacaaatagatttaatataactaatataacTGGTACAAGTACAACAcatataactagtacaactttgCAATTAATATGATGatatttggtttttgtttttagcATATTGATATTGCtattgaagatgatgatgcagAACCAATAAAAATGTTAGTATAATCCTCCTGCCTATGTGTCAAAATATGTTAATAGtttgttttctataatatttaatttgtataaaAAGTTTGTTCTAttagttatactagttgtactatttaggaaaaaaattcattttcatttttttttgctctcGTAACCAAAAAAAGGCAGATGCTAAGCCAAAAAAAGTTATAGTAGGTTCAGATATGTTTTGTAATACCCTATAATACAACTAGAATGAGTATAACCTTTATagttattaaaactaaaaacgcgtataactagtataactcTGTAACTAATATGGTTATATGTTGGGGGTTTTTCAGCGTATGATGCAGAAAAGAGAATTATGTATAACAAATAAACATGGTACTCTAATCTTTCCTTGCATGAATATGTCAAAATACGTGAATATttgattaaagaaaatatattttcaaaaataagcaatgaatgatgatgatgatgatgatgatattttAGAATTGTATCAATCTATGTCTAACATATTTTAGAATCatcagtttaaataaaaatatttaggaaTGTTACAACTAATACAACTACTTGATTTAATATTCAACCATaatgtttaaaacatgaaaCACGTTTAATACGTGATGCACAATACAAAATGAAAtaacatagttgtactagtattCGGGTTATACCGGTttgtacatagttgtactagtttttgagTTGTACCGGTTTGTACATAGTTGTACTTTGGCAGTGAAACTAGTTAAAccacataaaaatttaaacctacCTCAGTTGTACCACTTCTTTATGCGTATATGTCTTTGCCCTAATAAAATGAAATCatgaattttgttaaaatacattTCATGTATGTATTTCAAAAGTTATGTGGACAAACAAGctaacaaaccttaaaagtataaggtagatcatgtaaacttatgggaatgtttaataatttttaagtttttttttccaaaacttcaaactaaattaagaaaaactttcTGAGTACATAATAGTTGGgatattttgttgttttctcgTATAGAATACCAAATTAGTTTTGTCAATTTCTGAAATGTCAAAGTTGTATCAGTTGTACCAGTAATACTCGTctagtatataataaaaaaattatatcaattgTTTATATGTCTAGCTATAGGGGTTGTACTTATATTTTCACactatagatttataaaaatatatttgatgttTGTTTATCCTAATAATATGgctaatataattaataaacttaaaaaatataaagtatataatgtAAAATTACGAGTGTaatgtaataatttaaaaacaaattgaaaaatctcaaataaaatagatgaaattttgtcatcatataccaattagaatatttactataacatttatatattagttatacAACTTTTAACATGTTTAGTTGTACGAGTTATACTAGTTGTACTCACTCGAATGAGAGAATGACATAATGAAAATTGTGTGGCTGTGAGtggttaaaattaaataaagagaatgagatagaaagagagagaaggagagatgTATGAAATCGTGTGGTCAAGATTAAAACATAGATGAGATGATCCAATGGATTATGTTGCCCATTCGTTAATGGCAAAATTGTCATTTTACTTTTATTGGTCTATGTAGATTTTTTTAGGTggttgtagatttttttttttgatcatttggtCTATAAGAGATTTTGGTTCGTGGCTGTCACAATCGGATCACGAGCTCATTCGTAGGTTGGAGAAGACAAATGAGGTCTGAAGCTAGCTTGTGGTGTCTCAATCGACGATGGTGGTTGACGAGCTTCATCGTCGAGGCAAACGCCGTGGGATCGAGTTTATGTCGGATGCGTCATGTATTGCCATCAAGACTGGACGCCGGAGACGCTGTGTTGCCATACGaacaaagaagaagacgaccacaattttttttaggttgtaattattttttggtcaattagtttcattaagggtataaaggTAAATTGACATTAATAGATACAGATTAATATCATCAACTCCAGTCTCTTAATTGAAGTTCTTACCTTCGggtaagagacggttcttaacttttcttagattttaactaagaaaatctAAAAACCGTTTCTtaaaataagagatataagagtcgtttcttagccgaaaaatgtaaaaaaaaaaacaaaaaaatgtcaaatcatgagttaaaaaaACTCCGTGAGACCGAGTTAATCACGCCCTTTTAGGTCAATTTCAGAATTTGATCTTCGAAACGGCAATCAAAAAAGAAAGTCCATGAAACGACGTCATTTTAGTGAAGAGACGTGTCTTAAGAAGTCGTCATCACCAAATGTACCATCAATGGATCTGGAGATTGTTGGCCTGTCACGCTCTCGTTTTCGACGACGATTCGATGACAACCGTTGTCAACTCCCCGACGGAACAGCCTGTTTATTGACCGGTACGATGTTCGTcacctcctctcttctcttgcTCCTCCCTGACTTGGAATTGGACCTCTATCATGAGCGTTATATTGATTTGATTTACCGGCGGTATCTCTATCTCTTGCGcatgatgagagagagagagagagagagagagagagagagattttaatgttttgttttctgTTAGGTGATTGCGTTAGAACCCTTTTATGTGCAAGTTGGAATGTGTATTTCTGATATAATATGAGCACTGTCTCATATCCCATTAGAGTCAGATAGGTACTTGGACACCATTTAGATGTTCCATCCCTGATTCTAAGCACATtgatttattaatttctttgtcCTCAATGCTTTCTTGGTCTCCCTAACTAAATCCTAGGTTGCACGTTGATGTTttctggttcttcttcttctgattatCACAATCAAAATTGTTGCATTGATGGTTGCTAGAACCGGAAATAGCATGAAACTAGAAAAAAATCTCTGGTTTAGGCAATGATTTTTTCTTCCATTGTTCTTTTTGTTATCCTTGTGTTCTTCTCCACTCTCCAGTTGGTATGTTCAGAAATTTGAtcgtatttattattttcgctCTTGCACCCCCAAATATCAATGGAGCTTTCAGCAAGTACAAATGCCGATGGTTTTCGCGCTGTGCCCTATTCTTACGAAATCTCCTGTGGTTTTGATGATATAGAATCGGGCTTTAACCCGCCTTTCCCCGTGCCTGATTATTTACTTCAACACTTGGTAACTTACTGTTTTGGCAGATTGTTCCCTTTAGAAATAGGCGGGCTTTGGTCGCTTCTTTGGTACTTAAAACTGACATGGCCATGTAAACATCTGAAAGGTGCATATGTTATTCTAAGGACTACCATGTCTAAGTTTCAGATGCTCggagaagagatggagttgTCACAATCCCACCTGTACTGCCCCTTGTCATGGCAGCAAAAGTAAACAAGGTGACTGTATATACTCTTTTCCTGTATTTCCCGTATCCACAATCTCTTATATAATAACCCTACAAACCTTAGTTAAAATCATtagcttctcttctcttctcttacGGCAGTTGTGATCATGTCTGACCAAGGAGGATCATCTCAAGGAAAAGGATCCCAAGGAGAAGGATCACAAGTGGATCCGGAAAGGAAGTATGGAACCATTGTTGATATCAACCATTGGAAGTGTATCTTTTGCTACAAGGTGACTGGTGGTGGACTTTCACGTCTGAAACAACATCTTGTTGGAGGATATAAGAACACAAAAAGTGTGCATTATGTCCAAAACATGTTTGAGTTGAGTTGCACAATAACATGATCAGAAGAGCTGAAAATTTTTTGGAGTATGAGTAGAATGATTCTGAATCTGAGTAGGATTTTAGCTATTGGTGTTTTCATTTGGTATTTTCAGCTGTGTTTTGCTATTTAGAATTGATATTTGCATTGTTGTTATGAACCTTTGAGTTTTAGTAATATGGATTTGGTGTTTCTTGTcgtaatatatgtatatatggtCTTTTGTATACTTTTTTGTTGCAGGATACGCAAGACGCTCGCCTTTTGGCGTCATGCCTCATGGCTCTAAGCGCTATGCTACCACCTCCTCGCCTAATGTCGTCATACTCCATTTCAAACCAAGAGTACAGGTGGGATTAAGATGATAGAAAGTCATGACTTACTAATAACCTAAAAATGAGTGCACATCCGATGATACATTTCTGTACAGTTCTGACTTCTGGTGTTTGCAATTTGTGGTTCTCCTTACTTATGTGAGATATCAGTATGTCAATACATGTGTGTTGCCAAAGGTTCGTACTTTTAGAACCGGGCACCATGAGAATTTCACATTAGTAATTGTTTTTCCTGTACATTTTTCCTTTTTCAGCCACCAACTGAgaaattacattaatcatggcAAGAACTTCGAGTTTTGCAAGCAAACATGGCGGGCAATCTGAGATTCTCATGTTGAGAGCCAAACAAGGAGTCAACCCAACGTTTGGGTTCTTGATGCCAGAGACCATCAGCTTCACCCTTACTTTAGGTTTCTTGTTGAACATCAAGGGCTTTTGACAGGAACGTCTTCTgtagaagataaaaaaaattgaagatggGAAGAATGGGGGAGCTTTGTCCTTGCTTGGTTCGGTTTATGGAACTGTATAAGATGAAGATACTAAAAAGAAGAGTCAGCAAGGGGCTGTAAAACAAACGAGTCTGCTGAAGATGATGATTCCAATGGACCTGAAGGGTCAAGAGAAGCTGCAAAGATTGCAGCAGTGAGAGAGATGTAGCCGCTAAGCAGTTTCTTCCGTCAAACGATCACACACATTGTATAGAAAGAAACCCTGAGGAAGCAGATCAATACAGTAGATAATGCAGCAGAAAAACTTTTGTCTTCTGAAAAATTGCAATCTTCCACAATGCTGGCACAACCCAAGCTTGAACTGCAACTTGTGAAGCCGCCTATTGAGATGAAAAGAGCGATTGATAAGATAGTTGACTTCATCCAGAAGAACGGAATGTTTCCATTCTTAGGTCGTAAGGAGATCTATTAACCACAGCAAAAATGTGGATTATTCCAAGGAAAAACGTAGCCATCATCACAGATCCAGGAAGCATGATAAGCATATATTGATTCATCAGATGATGACCATCACCACCGACCCAGATTCAGTATACGCAAGCACGAGGACTCGTCAGACGATGAGCATGGTCATAGACACAGTTCTAGTAAACGTACAAAGAAAAGATGAGAAAACAGTGGAAAACGAGAGTGTTTCAAAGTCTGATCCTGAAGATAGCATGCAAAACTAACCAACTCAAAGTTTCAGATGAGCTAAGAGCCAAAATCCGTGCCATGTTAGCTGATACCTTGCAAGTTCTTTTGTAATTCATTGACTATCTATAATATTGAGACTTTTTGGATAATAGAATAGTATTGGTTGATAATGGTTATAGGGTCCGTGACGCCTGTCTGATCGTTTTTCAGGTGAATTGGTCGGTGagcatctatctatctatctatctagaAGGCATTAAAGGTCATGAAAAGCGATGCCTTTGTGTAAAGGGCCGTCTCTTGAGATGCTTGGAAGTAGGGATGAAGTTAAGAGTGTAGTCTCTCACTTTTGTTGACGTAAGAAAGGAACTCTTACAAAGAGAACgttttttaatgtataattgTTGTCAGTGTCTTTAGTTGTATTACTTGAAGCTTACCCTTGTTGGACGGACCTTACTTTACTTAGCCCCTCTTCTCGATTGCAAAAGGCATCTTTTTGGGTTCGAATATCTCTTTTAAAAACCGTATATTTCATTTCTTGAATTTCATTGGTTGGTGCTTTGTTGGAGGCgccttttattttgtttttcaacgCCGACCCTTCACATAGTTCTCAACTTCTCATGAGTGCTAAAGAATCTTTGGATTGATAAGGGGTTTACCTTTAAATTGATCAAAAAAGAAAGATCTCTGAAATATCTCGggtgttttttttgtgtggagCAAATCGGggtaaaataagaagaaatagtTAGAAAACAATcatgaaaaagaacaaaaaaaaaaaaagaattgcgCTAAGTAGTAATTAGAGTTGAGATTTAGTGGGAAAGAATCATAATTTGTATTCTTACTCCTTTCAGCATAAATAAAGAAATGTGTTCTCACGTTATTTCCATCATTAGCAGATCTGTTTGTAGTTGGGTTTAAACTTTAAAGTTTAAACACATGACAGCAACAAAAGTAGTTCAATTCTgcaaaaattatacaaatattagtGCATGCATAAACAGACATATTTTTAGAGCGTGCATGATAATTCCaaacccatacgaaaatattttccttgggtctatatatatatatttctttttgaaaacgtGAAAATTTTTCAAGAGACCCTAGCACCATTTGTGTCCATCCTCCAGGTTGTTGCCACTAAAGCTTGTAAATTTTtgggttaaattttttttttttgagaaagaattTTTGGGTTAAAATTGGCTcctatttttattaaatctcCTCTGGCCCCAAGTTCATGTTTCATTGACTTCTATCCAGGGGCTACACTACTTTACTTGAGGCCTGAGGGGCAACTGCCCACcatggattttgaaaattagAGTATTTTTGTACTAATTTTAATAATGTCCCTGTTAATAACCcaaatttataaatgtatataacaaaaaatatttctagattaaaaaaaaaaatatatatatatatatatatatatatatatatatatatatatttctagatCGGTCAGTGCTGCTACGTTGGTATTCATAACCAAAGTATTCATAACCAAAGTTTTAACATTGTTAGATTTACGACATTCTAATACTTTCCAAAAAAATCTACAGCAGAAAAACACGCATCAAGCTAATAATAGAAGTGGTATTAGCAGAAGAAACGGTAAGAGCATAACAAACGAACGTCTCTTCAAGAAAGAACCCTTGCTAATAACGCTAATAAGAACATAGCGTGATTTCACTTCTCACTTTTCACTTCACGCTTTGAAAACCTTTTGATTTCTTTAGATCTCAGTCACATGTAATGAAGGCGCGTTTGTTTTAGCCGTTCATTccccaaaatccaaaaaaaatcgcAATTATTAGTAAAGATCTCAAGCtagatttcaaatatttaatttttatcactTTTTAAAAACGATTTGAATTCAGTTGTATCACTAAGCAAATTAAAGTAGAGATGCGAATAATGTTCCCAGCacatttcttcttccttttgaaACCTTTCTCCATGTAGAGTCTTCTTACATAACCCCAGCAGCTTGCAATCCAATTGAAGACATTTCACATAATGAATCCGCACATTCGTATTTCAGTGTTATTGCCAATTTATTACTTTAGCACATAAATTAAACCTTTGCCAATTTATCACTTTAGCACATAAATTTAAACCTAAAAATGGATTACTTACGATTGTTAATAAGTGTATTCATTAATTGTGctagaaaattttcaaaaaatttgcaGAACAATTTTATCGTTGCTAGAAGAACCGaataattcttttattttataaagtacCATCCAAATATCTCTCTCCTTTACAAACTTTAAATTTactaaaacaagtttttttttttaatgatgaaacaaaaatattgatgTGAATGTTTGTTgacttcaaaatatttgattgacAATATGTCTCTAAACTTTAttactctctctgttttgatATGCAagtagttttagcaaaaaaaatttgttttagcaaaaaatatttgtttcagATGTTTACATAATCCAAATCACCTTTTACATTTATTACATGTTGTGTGACCAATCAAATAattcatacatttttattattggctgatttatgtattaaatgctattttttcaaaagtaaaattttcttaatattcacacttttaactaaaactagttacaaataaaaacagagggagtatcaaGTTTCAGTATTGTTGTTAGCTGTAAAAAAATATCGGGAAAATCGCATTTTAAACACTCAGACTGTCACTTTCTAGCATTTtaaacattgattttttttactagcactttaaaccttcaaaatgacatttttatcataataaacCTCCAAAGACGTTTTCCTATTCATAGACGACCGGTACTGTTCATTTTACAGGTCAAAATAATGACGTGtcggtttcttaaaaaaacagaaaaatgcaGAAAAATTCGaatgaaattggaaaaaattgtaaaaaattcaaaacaaaattaaaaaaaatcttaaatttcagaaaaattaaaattaaaatttcaaacttaaaaataaaataaaatattaaaaattcaaaaataagatctaaaattaaaatgtcaaattaaaaaaataaaataaaatttttaaaattttaaaataagagctaaaatatttaaaaaataatttgaaatttttcattatttatttatatttatatatttagagcataagagtcttttgcatctttaattaaatattttgttcattttcttagaatttttttttgggacaaaactcaaaataatctatttgagagaattattAGCCATGCGTCTAGCCACCATCAATTAACATGGGTGAAATTGGCAACCCCCGAAATGCTTTCTGCGAGGCGCTAGTCGGGTTATGTAAGGTGTCTGGATAtccaaattatcaaaaaaaaatttggtggtAGCAAGTTTTGATATATTGTTTTTGATGGTGGCAAGTTTTGATATCATCATAAGTGACAGTCACTTTCATtggatgaaattttaaaataaatataatttttttggttaaatatttaaaattttaatttttaaagttgaatttttaattttagatcttattttaaaatttttagaatttttaaaatttgttttttttttaaatttgacactttaattttagatcttatttttgaatttttaatattttattttatttttaagtttgaaattttaatttt
This genomic stretch from Brassica napus cultivar Da-Ae chromosome C9, Da-Ae, whole genome shotgun sequence harbors:
- the LOC106407620 gene encoding uncharacterized protein LOC106407620, which produces MSDQGGSSQGKGSQGEGSQVDPERKYGTIVDINHWKCIFCYKDTQDARLLASCLMALSAMLPPPRLMSSYSISNQEYSMSIHVCCQSHQLRNYINHGKNFEFCKQTWRAI